ttttAATCCAAGCATGAGTTGTACTTAAGATACCAGGCTGCTGATGGCTACACTTATAGTAAAATAATCTTGTACATAGTATGAAACGAATGATAATGGAAAAGCATCATTAATGGTGGTTATGAATCTATGATTTGAAGCAAAGAGAAACCCCACTTGTTTATCTTAAATACCCGGCGCAACAACCGGAAACTCCATGTGCATTCTCTCCATCGCTCTGTATATATAGCTCACTTTGGACAGACTCAATTTCCAAATACATGTTCTGtttttgttgtgagttaaaTTCTTGTTAACATGGGCAACTGCTTGAGAAACAACAAAGTATTAGCACAAGATCATGAGATTGAGAACTATGGTTGTGAAGAAAAAATTGAGGAGGTAAAGACATTTCCACCTTCCAAATTGGAAGATCCAAGCTTGAAACAAtgcatgaagaagaagaataagaaggtGAGGTTCAAGATAGAaaatgatggtgatggtgattcTAGAATTGGGGCTGTGAGGATTAGAGTGGTGATGACTCAAGAGGAGTTGAAGAGGATGTTGAGCTACAAGGATGATTCTCCTGATCCCCACACCTCACTTGAGCAATTGCTTTGTGCTATTGAGTTGAGAGGAGGGAAATTTTCTGTTTCTGATGTTAGTGAGTTTGACGGAGGCACAAATTCTTGGAGACCAGCTTTAGAAAGCATTCCAGAGGAACGCTTATTAAAGTAGCTGTTTAGTTAACAATCCATGTATCATGCATGTAAATaatcacatttttcttttttatttgatgTAGTAGAATTTATGTGTATATGTATTGAAATCCATATCAATGAAGTAGTTTCAGTTTTGCTTGAGAAAAACAATTGAGGAATTAAAATTGTGCTTCTGGTGCGGGTCTGGTATTTGTTCTTTGTGGAACCAAATTTTGTTTGGATGAGGCATTTGGAAATAAGAACCATAAGATTTTCTATGTTCTTTGATCTTCCTAGCTTTAGTAAGAACCAATGATACTATAACTTTCTGACCTTACAgagtttatttttattgaatacaTTTACAATTATcataaaaaacatataattgaTGATTTTGTCCGAAGATGACAAAACAATGCACCCAAAAAAAACTTATGATGGTTTCTGCCAATGATCATGTTCCAGTACCCTGgtaaatcatgaattaattttcTTGACATCTAGTTACTGTTTTCCACTAGTAGTTATGTATTGGGAAGAAACTTCGACCGCTTTCGCTATGGAACAAATGGAGCAAGCAAGGTGCAACATCATTGCGTAAATCCATATGGGGAGTTCTTAGCAATTCACCATCGGGTATCTTTAGTCTGGCAGATGGGGAGAGGCATGTTATTTGCTAGTTGAACTctgttgctgttgttcatgTCCTGGAAAGGGAGCCTCCGGGTAGGCATAAATATGCTTTTCTTTTGTGGGATATAAGGAATTTGTTGAGGTGAGATTGGCAAGCATCAATTAGTATTAGTGTAATACATTGAGGGAGGATAATGTATGTGCAGATTTTCTAACAAAATTTGGAGCTTCTCAATATACCACCACTCTTGAGGCACTGAATCAGCTCATGTTAGTAAGTGCACTGGTTTCAGAGATCGTAGATTTGGAGTTTACTTTTTCCTTTCTGTTGTTTATAAAACCCTTTCTtgcacccaaaaaaaaatactgTTTTAATTTCCGACGAACTCAACGTGTATAGAAAACCAAACAGAGAGAAATCTCATTCTATTTCTCAATTGATCAAAAAGTGTATGTACAAGCGATTACCAGAGCTTATATAGCTCAGCTACTCTACCCTACAAGATAACTGATTCTAACAGCTGTCATAACAATCTGATAACTACTCTCAACAAACTTGCCAGCTCATGCCAGCTCATTGATCTACATGCCAGCTCATTGACCCAACTCTACAAGGCTTAAGCTAGTTAATAAGTGTAGACTTCTTATAAGTTACTAACTCCAATACTCCCCCCTCAAGATGGCAGGAAGATGTTTGTAATTCCCATCTTGGATAGCAATTGAAGGAAAGCAGCTCTTGGTAATGCCTTTGTGAGAAGATCTGCAAGCTGATGGTTGGATCTCACATGTATAAGCTTCAAGTCTCCATTCTCAACCTTTTCTCTGACAAAATGAAGATCTATCTCAACATGCTTAGTTCTCTCATGAAATGTTGGATTGGTGGCAATGTGAATAGCCGCTTTATTATCACAATACAAGAGTGTTGGTTGCTTTGTGATGCCAAAATCTAAAAGAAAATTCTGTAACCAGATGACCTCACAAGTGACTGATGCAAGTGATCTATATTCTGCCTCAGCAGAACTTCGACTCACTGTTTGCTGCTTCTTAGACTTCCATGTCAAAAGAGACTCACCCATAAACACACACCAGCCAGAAGTTGACTTCCTACATTCTGAAGATGCCCAATCTGCATCTGCATAGGCATGCAATTGCAGATCAGACTTGGCAGAGAACAGAATTCCTTGCCCAGGAGTATGCTTCAAATACCGCAGCAAAGTGTGAGCTGCTTGCAAATGTTCATTTGTAGGTGTTGAAACATATTGACTTAGTCTTTGCACTGCATAACATATATCTGGTCTAGAAATCACCAGATATAACAGCCTCCCTATGAGCCTCCTATATGAACTAGGATCTTCAAGAAGAGTTGCATCCGCAGTGAACTTTTGCAGAGGATCCATAGGAACTGCAGAAGGCCTTGATCCTAGAAATCCTGTGTCTTCAAGTAATGACAAAACATACTTTCTTTGTGAGAGATAGATTCCTCTACTTGACCTGGCTATCTCCAACCCGAGGAAATACTTCAAAGAGCCAAGATctttgagtttgaaatgagaCAACAGAATTTCTTTTGCTCGCTGTACAAGACTTGAAACTGGACTTGCAAttataatgtcatcaacatatactAAAATGGCAACAAAAGTTTCTGCACTTCCCTTTGTGAACAAAGAATAATCATTTTTTGACTGGGTAAAACCATAAGGCAAAAGGACAGATTTGAACTTTGTAAACCATTGTCGTGATGCTTGTTTAAGGCCATAAATGGACTTGTGCAATTTACAAACCAAGTTGGCTTGCTGTGAGGGAAAAGATGGTTGATACCCTTTAGGAATATCCATGTAGATTTCTTCATCCAAttcaccattcagaaaagcattGTTCACATCCATTTGTGCTAAATGCCAACCCTTAATTGCTGCTAGTGTTAAAAGGGTTCTAACTGTTGTAATTTTAGCCACAGGAGAGAATGTTTCAGTGAAATCGAGACCTGGTTGTTGAGTAAACCCTTGTGCTACAAGTCGTGCCTTGTATCGTTCTATAGAACCATCAGCATTGTACTTGATCTTAAAAATCCACTTGCAGCCTACACTTTTTCTGCCAGAGGGTAAGGGAACCACACTCCAGGTTTTATTCTCCTCCATTGCGTGAAGTTCTGCTGAGATGGCCTTTCTCCAATGGTCATGAATGGCAGCTTTAGCATAAGTAGTCGGCTCCTTTTCAGTTGTTATTTGACACACATAATGCTTGTACGCAGGAGCAAGTGCACTGTAATCTAGAAAGTGTGATAAAGGGTAGGCAGTGGAAGACCCATGTTGTATGTTGTAGCAATGAAAATCTTGCAAGAAAGATGGAGCCCTGTGTTCTCTTGTTGATCTGCGGAACTGTAGAGCCTGATTTGCATTATTGGCTGGTCCTGCAGGAGCTTGTGGTGAATTAGAAAGATCATTTCCTTGTGTCTGGTCTGGTTGTTGATGTGTTGATGCCTGCGATTGGGTTGGTTCTGGTTGAGGAAGAGGATACACAAGATCATTCAACCAATTATCTGGTTCAGGTTGATGCTTGAAAGGAAAAATGTCCTCATGAAACTGAACATCTCTAGAGATAAACACCTTCTTACTTTGTGGATCATATAATTTGTAGCCTTTGTATCCCGTTGGATATCCAATAAAAACAGTAGCAGTTGCTCGAGGAGTGAATTTGTTTCTTGTGGAGGGCAATGTAGAAGCATAACACAGTGTGCCAAACACTCTAAAATCATTGTAAGTTGGTTGCTTGTTGTAGAGCAGCTCATATGGTGACTTGTTTTGTAAGTTTGGTGTTGGCAATCTGTTAATGATGAAAGCAGCTGTGCTAATACAATCACCCCAGAAACGGATGGGTACATGTGACTGGAAAAGCAAAGCTCGAGCTACATTCAACAGATGCTGGTGCTTTCTTTCTGCTACTGAATTTTGTTGGGGTCTCTCAACACATGAGAATTGGTGGTGTACACCATGTGTGGCAAAGAAATCAGTTAGAGCTAATTCCTTTGCATTGTCTGATCTAAAAGATTTAATAACCACATTGAATTGTGTTTTCACAAAAGCAAAGAATTGTGGTATGACAATGGTAGCATCAGATTTGTGTTTCAACAAATGTATCCATGTAAATCGACTTTTGTCATCAACAAGAGTTAAGAAATAAGAATAACCATGATAAGTTGGTTGTTTAAAAGGCCCCCAAATATCAGCGTGGATAAGATCAAAACAATTACTTGAAAAATTATGATGAGATTCAAAAGGCAATCTATGTTGCTTGGACAAATGACAAACAGCACAATGATAAGAATCATCAATAGAAGACAACAAATGTAACTTTTTATTGATCAGATTGAACACTTTATTGGAAGTATGACCAAAACGAGTATGTCAAGTACAAAAGGTGGGATTGGACAAAACAGAATTACAATGAGAAATAGAAACAGGCACTGAAGTACATGAATgagaaacaaaattacaaaCAGGAACTAATGTTTTTGTATTTTTGGAATCAGCAACAGTTGAAGGAATTGAAAAAGTAGAAGACAGATCTTGagacaaagcttttgaagacaATGGTTGACTCTGAAGAAGGTAGAGTCCGCTATGAACTTTACCCTTGCCAATCGTCATTAAAGACTTGGGGTCCTGAATATAGAAGGTATGAGCATTGAAAGTCACAGTGTATTCATAGAATTTAAACAGTGAGCTCAAAGACAGTAAATTGAATCTGAATGAAGGAATATACAGTACATTATACAGTACAAGTGATGAATTGATTTGCACACTTCCTATACCTAGCACTGAGACACGAGTGGAATTTGGCAGTACTACAAATGAATTGTGTAAGGGTTTAAAAGTGAGATAAAGAGACTTAAGGTGACAAATGTGTGAAGTAGCTCCAGAATCAATTACCCAGGAATGTATATctaagaaagaaaaggaagaaatggACAGAATTATACCTGCAACATCAAGAGATGGTGATGCCTGTGAGGGTGAAGAAGTAGAAGTAGAGGCAAGATGAGTGGAAAGGTACTGGATCAACTGTTGGCACTGAGAAATAGTAAGCTGAGGGCACTCATCAGTGGCTGAATCATTCATCTGACATGAAACTTGGTTTGCAGAACCAGTATTTTGCTGATAATTTCTCTGCTGAGTAGGCTTCTTGTAACCCGGGGGAAAACCAATTATCCTATAGCACTTGTCCTTTGTGTGGCCAAGAACACCACAATGAGCACAAACAGGTCGTGTGTCCTTCTTTGGATACTGATTCTTGTTGTAATAACCTTGCCCAGAAGGATACTGAACTGCATTTGCTTGAGAAGAGACCTGAGAGTTGGTCTGCATAGTGTTGTTTGTATCAACTGCAAATGCTAATGGAGGTGGTGAAGCAGATGTACCAACCTCCCTTTGCTTTTCCTCTTGAATTAGCAAAGAGAAAACCTTACTGATCGGAGGTAATGGCTCCATGAGAAGGATTTGACCGCGCACCGAAGCATAATTCTCATTCAATCCCATGAGAAACGACATCACATTCTCAGAATCAAGAAAATCCTTTAACGGAACCAACGCACCACAATCGCAGGGGAAAACTGGTCTGTAAGAGGCTAACTCCTCCCATAAGAGCTTCAGCTTAGTGTAGTAAGCACTGATGGAATCAGTTCCCTGAGTAGTACTCAAGATTGCCTTGCGTATCTGAAAAATGCGTGGTCCATTTTGTTGCTGAAAACGATCCTTAAGATCGTTCCAAATCTCTGAAGCAGAATCAGAAAACATGATGCTAGGAATAATTTCCTTGGAAACAGAATTGTAGATCCAAGACATAACCATATTGTTGTTACGGATCCATGCACCGTAATTTGGATGATCAATCGCTGGCTTTGGAATCGTTCCATCGATGAAGCCAGTTTTGTTCTTGATAGACAAAGCGACTTTCATGGCTCTACTCCAGGTGTGATAGTTGGAACCAGTGAGCGGTTGACTCACAAGCACAGAATTTCCGCCATCCGTTTGATGAAGAAACAATGGATTTGCATATGCCTCCATGATTGAAACAAGAATCTGCAGAAATCACAAAACCTCTAGATTGCAGAAAACGCCAGAAACCAGAGAATCGATACTGAAAACGCCAGAAACCAGAGAATCGATACTGAAAACGCCAGAAACCAGAGAATCGATACTCAATTCGTGTGGAATCAAGccgaaaaagaaatgaaaacagTGAAAAAGATCGAAGAAGAAGAACGATCTTGGAAGCGAAAAACGATGAAAATCGTTGAAGATCAACGATCGCAGAGACGCAGGAAGCAGTTAAGTTTCGTCTTCTGATACCATATAGAAAACCAAACAGAGAGAAATCTCATTCTATTTCTCAATTGATCAAAAAGTGTATGTACAAGCGATTACCAGAGCTTATATAGCTCAGCTACTCTACCCTACAAGATAACTGATTCTAAGAGCTGTCATAACAATCTGATAACTACTCTCAACAAACTTGCCAGCTCATGCCAGCTCATTGATCTACATGCCAGCTCATTGACCCTACTCTACAAGGCTTAAGCTAGTTAATAAGTGTAGACTTCTTATAAGTTACTAACTCCAATAACGTGACAAAATTCTGACGAACTCAACGTGACAAAATTCTACTTCCCCAATCCACGTTGACCTTAACGAGACAAATTAAAACTTTTTCCGCTGGTACCATCGGAAAAAGTGAAATCACATTGCGTTTAAAAACTCTAATCTTAAACCCCAAGTCTATCCTAAATTTAGTGTACAATTTCA
This portion of the Lotus japonicus ecotype B-129 chromosome 3, LjGifu_v1.2 genome encodes:
- the LOC130742953 gene encoding uncharacterized protein LOC130742953; this translates as MGNCLRNNKVLAQDHEIENYGCEEKIEEVKTFPPSKLEDPSLKQCMKKKNKKVRFKIENDGDGDSRIGAVRIRVVMTQEELKRMLSYKDDSPDPHTSLEQLLCAIELRGGKFSVSDVSEFDGGTNSWRPALESIPEERLLK